CTTATTATTGTCATTGTCGAGTAAATCGCTATCTGTTTCGCCAGGAAGAAACCGCAGAATTTGTGTGAGAATTTCCCCTAATTTGGGAGCATTCCGCAGCGATCGCCAAATCAAAAACTCAAAATCTCCCTTTACCCGGTTGGCAATCTTTGCTGCTAATACCGTCTTCCCAATTCCCCCAATTCCCAAAACTGCCACTAATCGACAGCGTTGAGTATTATTACCTAAAATCCATCCTTCTAGCTCCTCTATTTCCTCCTGTCTTCCTGAAAAATCTTCCACATCCACCGCTTCTCCCCAATCTTCCTGAGTTTGTCTCTGACTCGATTGGAAAGCTTCATACTCTTGCCATAACTGCTGTCGGAGATTGTACAGCTTTTTATTACCACTCCCTCGGATGCCAAATTTGCGATAACTTTCACCAAGTCTTTTGCGCACCGCAGCTTGAGAAATCTCCAATTTTTGAGCTATTTCTGCCCCTGACTGATTTTGCAATGCCAATAATAATGCCTCTAACTCGCTGTCGGTGACACCACGAGCTTTGGCAAAATTCGCAACATAATTTTCTGGCAGCAGAGAAATATCAGCAGCCCTATCCATATTTCCTCTTGCTCCACACAACATATTAGTATGTGAGATATCCCCTTATAGCATAGTTCCTATGACTGGTAAAAGATGGCTTGTCAGGGATATTTTATTTAGGGAAAGGCGAAAGGGTAAGGATGAAATCTTGATTCTTCTCCATTACCCATTACTTAATTTTCCAAGTATTAAATACTGCTTGATAGTTGCTGTTTTCACAACAATTTTTCATTTTAAAAAATGGTTGGTGGAACCAATAGACACCATATTCTCCTCCGGCTATTCACAGACATGGATTATCTGGATAACCCTAAGTATTTATACTGCTTTTCTTGGGAGTAAAGCAATTTTATTTTGTATAACAATTTACTACATTATAGCAATGTGAGAAAATAATCTCGGAAGAAAGATTAAAAAACTTAATAAAATGCCTATTTTTTGGCAAAAATTCGATTTAGTACTTGCAAAAACGGATAAGCGATACTAGACTTATAGTTAAGTGATAAGTATGTGAGAGACAAGACTAACTACTGCGAATAACAGTAGTGTTTCAGTCGGGTTTGTACAATATTTTTGACTGAGGTAATTAAACCCAGAATTCCCTGTAGTTCCGCACCGTCATCATCCCCAGTAATCGATCTGACTCACGGAGCAAAGATATGACATTTTCTTCATCCCCAGATTTTATCAGTAGCCCTAATGGGGTGCAGATGTATATCAAGATTGGCAATACATCATTAGATAGGGAGGTAAGAAGCGAAGCATTTGGTAATGCGATCGCCCCAAATCAGCAATCTGCATCAGAGATGATTTTGTTGCATCCGGTTTTTTCTCACATGGTTATACTGCTGATAGAAGCTATGGTAGTCACGGGACATGGCGAATTCATAACTCGCACGAAAAAGGGTAAATATGACATCAATATTGAACTTGGTGGACACGTCAACCATCGTTATCCTGTGAACCGTCAGGAAATTCGAGAAATTCAACCTCTCTACTCTCAGATGGAAAAAAATTGGATTAATTGGAAATCGAATCAGTAACGCAGTAGAAGAGTTAAGGGGTAATAACTCACTACGCTAGTACAAACCATTCTTACAACTCATTAGTCACCAATCTGAATATGGCTTTCGATAAACGAGAAGTTTACAAGCCGGTGTAAGTGATTCCACTCACTTTGCCGGCTTTTTGATTAGGGGTAAGGGGAAGGAAGAAAGTCATGATTGCACATTTGTCACCACACACACACAAGGAAAACCTATGAAAACCAACCTAAATAACGAATACCACCTGTTGCTGAAATTAGCTGGCAGATTACTCAAGTATTTTCTGTTAATGATGCTGGGGTTTGCAGTAGTCTGCATTTTCTCGCAAGTTTTTCAAGTCAAGGCAATTTTAGGATTTTTACTTTCTCTATGGATATGGGAATGGATTGCCAGGATTGGGGTGGTGATTGTCGTATTTGTGGCGATCGCCATCATGGTTGAATCATCCCGTTAATGACACCTTACCCCCTTTACCCATTCATGGGAGAAATACCATGTCAGACAAGAATAATGGTTCTCAAGACAAGGCGATCGCTGCTGTATTTGTGACGTTAATTGCCAGTTCTCTGTATCTAGCGATGATTGACCCTGATAATCGTCCAGTATACTTTCAAGTCATTGATTTAGTTGTCACCTATTCCATGAAACTACCGCAAACACCCCAGAAAAAACCTCCGAACAAACCCCCTAAATCCATTAAACCTAAATCGAAAACCTAGCACCGCTACCCCATAGGGCGATCGCGCTTCTGTACCCGGAATTTTGAGCAGGCGATCGCCCCTTATCACCTGTGGAATAAACTCCATGAATTAAACACCTTGATACTAAAGACTTTAATCTTCAATTACACAAAATTAAGGCTAAGATATCATTTAAGATTTTCTATCAACTAAACCTCGTCAATCATGAAAAGCGGATTAAGTCTAGACTTGGATAGTTTTGGGTAAGTTTTACAGAGCGGCTAAGTCCTTCCAAGCGCACACACCACACGAAAACCAACATCATAGTTGATGAGGTCGCGCAAACCAAAGTCGTCACGGCACCCAGAGCGGCAATAACAAGAATTGTCGCCCCACGAACCGCCCCGCAGAGGAGAACGATTGTTATTACCATTATCTAGCCATACACTTCCATCCTGTGGCGCTTCTTCATAATTCCCATGCCAAGGGTCTGCACACCATTCCCATACATTCCCATGCATATCGTATAATCCAAAGGCATTAGGCGGAAAACTCCCTACTAGTATGGTTTCTTCTCGATATTCCCCTACTAGTTCCTCTGCGTAGGTATATTCAGCATCTGACGCATTATAGTTAGCTAATTGGCTGGTTATTGTCTCCCCAAAATGAAATGGTGTGGTTGTTCCCCCACGACAAGCATATTCCCATTCCCCTTCGCTGGGTAATCTATATTCCTTTCCCGTGGCTTTTGATAACCGGGCACAAAATTCTACTGCGTCGTACCAAGATACAAACTCTACTGGGCGATTCTCTCCTTTAAAAGAAGATGGTTCTGGGTTTAAATCTCGCTCGATTTTGGGCAATTTCGCTACCGCTTGCCATTGCGCTTGGGTAACTTGGTATTTCCCCATATAAAATGCTGGTACTGTCACTTGATGCTGGGGTCTTTCATCGTAATAACTTTCTTTCTCACCCTCTGGTGAACCCATGATGAAGGTTCCCCCTGGAATATACACCATTTCTAAGTCAATCCCGTTTTCCAGGGTTTCGATGAAGTACCTGGCTTTGTGCCATACTCGTTTAATTATTTCTCCCTTGCGGTTAACGGTGACTACTTCAAATTCGTAGCTTAGTTCTTCTTGTGCTGCTTCTTCCTTCGGTATTCCTGTTGCATCTCCCATCATTGCGATCGCCCCCTATTCTTGGTCGTAATCAACCTATCATGTTAAGCTCTTTCTATAATTATTTATATTGTGGGATTAATCACTTCATTGATTGCCAATTACCAGAAGGAATGAAACTTGCCCAATAATAGGGATGCTGGTAATTCGGATTATTTAAAAACTCTAATTGGGTTTCCCGTAATGCTTCATGTCTACCCTTTCCAGCTTTGACTTTTTCGTAATATTTCACCATTAAATCCTTCGTTCCGTCATCATCAACTAACCACAAACTTAATAGCTGTGTCTGTGAACCTGCAATCACCAAAGCGCGACGCAAACCGTAAACACCGTCACCAGTTTTCACGTCACCAAGTCCAGTTTCACAGGCAGATAATACGACTAATTGAGTACCTTTTAAGTTCAATCCCGCAACTTCTAAAGCTGTGAGAACTCCATCGTCGGTATTGTTGCTTTGTTTATTCTGACGGCTATTGAAACCCGCTAATGCTAAACCAGAACGTAATAGGGGATTTTCTAAGTTTAAATATTGGGGTTGGTTTAGTTGACTATTGAAGTCATTTATGCCTTGTGCAACAGGTTTAACTTCCTTGTCGGGGAGGAAGAAACCGTGGGTGGCTAAGTGTAAAATATTGGGTGCTTTTAATTGCTTAATTGCAGCTTCTGTGGCTTTTTTACCTGTGATGACATTGGTATTAGGAAAGATTTTTTTGATTTCCTTTCCTTCTGCTGATGTTGCTGCGAGGGAACCATATTTTAAATTTGCAAAATCTGTGGAACGTTTATTTTCTGTACCACGGGATTTAGAGGCAATGACTGTTTCTTGCTGTTCGTAGTTGATATCTGCAAAAACTACAGGATTTGAAAGTTGTTTGGCTGTGGTTTCTAGGCGCAGTAAATCCCTGCCAGTGGTAAGGTAGGAGAAAGCATAATTTTGCACCAAATATCTATTTTGCTCATCCTTGAGCGCTTCAAAGGGAATCAAGTTTAACTGTCCATCGGGTGATAATAGCAGGTGACGGGCATCGCCTAAAAGGGGACGCAGGGGAGCCATAACTTGCTTGTCTAAAGTGCGGGCAACTTCCTGGAGCCTAAGCGTTTGTTTTTTCCCTGGAATCGGTGTCACATCAATTCCTCGCTTGTCTGATAAAGGTGAGGATAGGACTTGACGGAAATTAGCAACCGATTTATTAATAGTTGCAGCATCACCCAAATCAACCCACTTTGGTTCCCCTGTACGACGCAACACCACCGCAGCATAACGCGATTGACCCCATTGTTCACTATTTTTTTTAGCCTTGGGGTTAAATGGTTTGTACTGGACAATCTCCACCATTGCTGAATCTGCGGGAATTTGAGCTTGGATATCAGTCAATTCCACCGGGGTAATTTCTTTGCGAAACTCGGCACTTTTGGCGCTGACTTGTTCTTCTAACCGTTCCTTGTCTGCTTCTAATTGTTTGATTTGCTGTTGATAAATCTCAAACTTTTGTTCTCCCTGTCCCCGATATACTAGCGCTGCTAGCCGTTGCTGCACATCCAACCATTCGTCAAATAACTTTTTGGTTTCTGGTTTTGTTTCTAGTTGGGTACGTAATGTTTGCACCGTGTCAGTCATGGCATCCATTACCCGTCCTTTGCGACGGAGTGTAGTAGTTAGGGCTAGTTTGGCAAGGGTAGGGTTTTTGGTTGATTGTTGTACAGCTACGGTGACAGCAGTATCAGTTCTTCCCGTGAAGGTTTGAGCATAGTTTTGTTTTCTTTGTTCCGAAAAAACAGAATAAATCAGTTGCAGGTTTTTTTCCTCAACTGCAAGCCCACGGGTGAAAAAATCTGTAGCGCGGGTAATATCTCCTTTTCTCCAGTAAAGTAGAGCCAAACTATTCAGGTTATTTGCCACAGATGGATGTTCTTTACCCAGAACTTTCTCCAAAATCGTAAGTGATCGCACCAACAAAGGTTCAGCTTTGCCATAATTACTCTGTACTAGGTAAAGTAAAGCCAAACCATTCAGGCTATCTGCCACATCAGGATGTTCCCCACCGAGAACTTTTTCTCTAATGGCGAGCGATCGCACCAACAAAGGTTCAGCTTTGCTGTAATTTCCCTGTACTCGGTAAAGTTCTGCCAAATTACTTAGGCTAGTTGCCACAGATGGATGTTCTTTACCCAGAACTTTCTCTCCAATAGCAAGTGATCGCACATACAAAGGTTCAGCTTTGCTGTAATTCCCCTGGGATTGATAAAGTGCTGCCAAATTATTCAGGCTAGTTGCCACATCGGGATGTTCCCCACCGAGAACTTTTTCTCTAATGGCGAGCGATCGCATATACAATGGTTCGGCTTTGCTGTAATTCCCCTGTACTCGGTAAAGTTCTGCCAAATTATTCAGGCTAGTTGCCATATTAGGATGTTCCTTACCCAAAACTTTCTCCAAAATAGCGAGCGATCGCACTAACATTGGTTCAGCTTTGCTGTAATTCGCCTGGGATTGATAAAGTAGAGCCAAACCATTCAGGCTAATTGCCACATCTGGATGTTCCTTACCCAGTACCTTCTCCCGAATTGCGAGCGATCGCTCATACAATGGTTCGGCTTTGCTGTAATTCCCCTGTGTATAGTAAATTAGAGCCAAATTATTCAGGCTAGTTGCCACATCGGGATGTTCCCCACCGAGAACTTTTTCATATATGGCGAGCGATCGCACTAACATTGGTTCAGCTTTAGCATAATTCCCCTGTACTCGGTAAAGTTCTGCCAAATTATTCAGGCTTTGTGCCACATTAGGATGTTCCTTACCCAAAACTTTCTCGAAAATAGCAAGCGATCGCACATACAAAGGTTCGGCTTTGCTGTAATTCCCCTGGAAATAATAAAGTGCTGCCAAACTATTCAGGCTACCTGCCACATCAGGATGTTCCCCACCGAGAACTTTTTCTCTAATGGCGAGCGATCGCACTAACAATAATTCGGCTTTGCTGTAATTCCCCTGTGAATAGTAAAGTGCTGCCAAACTATTTAGGCTATTTGCCACATCTGGATGTTCCTTACCCAGTACCTTCTCCAAAATGGCTAGGACTTTCTCTAACAGGGGAATCGCTTCAGTATATTTCCCTTGTTGTATCAACGTTAAAACTTGTTGAGTCAGCTTTTCTACTTCTTGCAATTGTGCTGACTGCTGGGTTGATTGGGGTGTTTTTGCTTGCCCTGTAACTTGTTTCGGTACGCTGACTACCAACCCCAAAGCCACAACAAAAACCAGCGATGGTCGCAGACCGGGCTTTGCCCATCGAGATATGCATTTCCACGAAAGGGATTTATGGGAAAATCGTAGCTTGTATAGAAAATCTTTCATCATATTTTCAGCCGATACAGGCGTAAGCATTTACACTGTAATATACTTCTACTATTCCCAGGGGTATGCAATTCTACGGAGGTAATGGGCTGGAATGCGATCGTATAAGCCCTCTTGGAATTATTCACAATCTAATAGGATTTACGTAATAGTAACCAGAAAAGAAGACTTTGAGGTTGCTGACCTACGTCGCAATGATGTAACTGCGTAGTGATTGCGTAATGTCTTGTCTCAAATAGACATGCTGTGCAGGGGTTCCCCCCGTTGAGGCGACTGGCGTGACGGTTAGGGTGGGGTTGTTGCGTAAGGGACAAAGAGCAAAACCCCACCCCCTAGCCCCCTACCCCGCTTGCGGGGAGGGGGAACCGGAGTCTTGTTCCCTCCTCGCGAGCGGGGAGGGTTAGGGTGGGGTAATAAAAAAATATATCGTTTGGTCTTGATTCGCAAAAATATCACCTTTAACTCATATTACTGGTGCAGTTAGGGAGGAGCAAGTTAGAAGTAGGTTGGACTTCGACTTCGTTCAGCCCAACACCAATATATACATTGGGTGGCTCAGATCATGTTGGGTTACGCAAAGCCTCCACCCAACCTACATTTAATGCTCATTACTTATTACTTATTACTCATCACTCATCTTCTGAAAGTCCCTCTAAGCAGGAACAACAAACTTTTCAGTACCTGCTAACTCGAAGGCTGTATGAATTACCTGTAAGGCTTTGACACCTTGTTCGGCGTTGACAACGCAACTAATCTTAATTTCCGATGTGGCAATCATCTGAATATTAATTTGATTTTCTGCCAGAGCTGCAAACATTTTGGCTGCAACTCCTGGTTGTCCCACCATTCCTGCACCGACGATACTTACCTTGGCGATCGCCTGATCTAAAACGACTTCTCCCCATCCGTATTCTGTTGCGTGTGACTGTAACACTTGCTGGGCGGCTTCCGCATCCATTTTGGCGACGGTGAAGGCAATATCCCTGGTGGGGACACCATCAATGATGTGACAGCGTTGTGACTGAATAATCATATCCACGCTGACATTATGCTCTGCCAAAAGTCCAAAGATTTTTCCGGCGGTTCCAGGGCGATCGCTGACTTGACGAATCGCTAAACGGGCTTGATTCATATCCAGGGCAACACCACGCACGGGAGGAGTTGAGGGTGCGGGATTTTGTTGGGGTAAGGATGGGGAGGTGGAGATTTCAAAGGTTTGACGCAATGCTGCCACAGCGCGATCGCAATCTTTGGCATTCACCACACAACTAACTTTTACCTCGCTGGTAGATATCATCTGAATATTGATACCTGCCTCCGCTAGGGTGGCAAACATTTTGGCTGCGATACCGGGACGACCAATCATACCCGCACCGGAGATACTTACCTTAGCAATCTCCTGCTGTATCATCACCTCTGCTTCCTCTGGTTCGGGGTTCGATTGACTACGCAATACAGGGGCGATCGCTGCGGCTACGGCTTCCGCTTTCTTCAGAATCGGTGTCATCACGGTAAACGCAATGTCATTACTATTACCCTCATGGATAGATTGAATAATCAAATCCACATCCACATCTTGATGGGAAATTTCCCCAAATAACCGTGCTGCTACCCCTGGCTTATCGGGAACCCGCAATAAAGCAATCTTCGCCTGATTAGTATCAAATTGCACATCATCCACAGGTCGCGCCAACTCCAAATTCACCAAAGAGCGCCCCTGGGGTTTCACCGATGTTACCCAAGTGCCCGGTGCATCTGTCCAACTCGAACGCACCACTAAGGGGACACCGTAATTACGGGCAATTTCCACAGCGCGGGGATGTAAAACCTTCGCTCCCAAGCTGGCAAGTTCCAACATTTCATCACAGGTAATTTCCGCCATTAACTGAGCTTCTGGAACTAGGCGGGGGTCAGTGGTGAGAATACCAGGTACATCTGTATAAATTTCACAAAAATCTGCCCCTAGGGCTGCCGCTAAAGCCACGGCGGAAGTATCCGATCCACCCCGCCCCAAGGTGGTAATTTCTAATTCATCGGCACTACTTACACCCTGGAAGCCAGCCACAACCAAGACTTTTCCTTCCTGAAGGTGGCGTTCCATACGTTCGGTTTCAATGTGGAGAATCCGCGCTCTGGTGTGTGCTGCCTCGGTAACAATTCCTACCTGTGCCCCAGTGAGGGAAATTGCTGGCTGTCCTAATTCCTGTAATGCCATACTCAGGAGAGCGATCGTTACTTGCTCCCCTGTGGAAAGTAACATATCCATTTCCCGACGGCAGGGAGTTTTTGAGATATCTGTGGCTAGCTTCACCAGTCCATCGGTAGTTTTCCCCATCGCCGAAACCACTACTACCAAAGAGTTTCCAGCTTGGACGGTTTTGTAGACACGTTGGGCAACAGCTTGGATGCGTTCTACTGAACCGACAGAGGTACCACCGTATTTTTGAACTATGAGCGCCATAATCTGTGACTAAATTAACTATGCCTGTTGTATCAAAGCCAGACTTGCAAGGAGTTGTAAGTATACTAGCTTAATTAAATTATCAGAATCAGTTGACACTATGAAAGGATTAATTTACATTTTGTTTCCGTTCGTAGCAAAACAGGGTTGAGGGATACTAAGCCTCTAGTACAGATGTGGTTTTCCTGAATTTGTGTGTCAGTTTGTATGTAAAATCTGTGAACGGCGATCGCCACCTTTGACTAGTGGTTTACGGCATTAATATTGATAGTTTACTGCGGGCATCTTGCCCACGTCCTCAAATCAGGGAGCGAGACGCTCCCATTACACATTTTACCAATCACAACTTATGACATGAACTACTAAATTACATTCTCAGAGATTTTGCTTCAGTTAACTCAATTCCCTGGGTTATATATAGCGTTTCCCAATCAGATGAAATACAACCCCACCCACCCTATCGGGCACCCTCCGCGA
The Calothrix sp. 336/3 DNA segment above includes these coding regions:
- a CDS encoding aspartate kinase, producing the protein MALIVQKYGGTSVGSVERIQAVAQRVYKTVQAGNSLVVVVSAMGKTTDGLVKLATDISKTPCRREMDMLLSTGEQVTIALLSMALQELGQPAISLTGAQVGIVTEAAHTRARILHIETERMERHLQEGKVLVVAGFQGVSSADELEITTLGRGGSDTSAVALAAALGADFCEIYTDVPGILTTDPRLVPEAQLMAEITCDEMLELASLGAKVLHPRAVEIARNYGVPLVVRSSWTDAPGTWVTSVKPQGRSLVNLELARPVDDVQFDTNQAKIALLRVPDKPGVAARLFGEISHQDVDVDLIIQSIHEGNSNDIAFTVMTPILKKAEAVAAAIAPVLRSQSNPEPEEAEVMIQQEIAKVSISGAGMIGRPGIAAKMFATLAEAGINIQMISTSEVKVSCVVNAKDCDRAVAALRQTFEISTSPSLPQQNPAPSTPPVRGVALDMNQARLAIRQVSDRPGTAGKIFGLLAEHNVSVDMIIQSQRCHIIDGVPTRDIAFTVAKMDAEAAQQVLQSHATEYGWGEVVLDQAIAKVSIVGAGMVGQPGVAAKMFAALAENQINIQMIATSEIKISCVVNAEQGVKALQVIHTAFELAGTEKFVVPA
- a CDS encoding tetratricopeptide repeat protein, giving the protein MMKDFLYKLRFSHKSLSWKCISRWAKPGLRPSLVFVVALGLVVSVPKQVTGQAKTPQSTQQSAQLQEVEKLTQQVLTLIQQGKYTEAIPLLEKVLAILEKVLGKEHPDVANSLNSLAALYYSQGNYSKAELLLVRSLAIREKVLGGEHPDVAGSLNSLAALYYFQGNYSKAEPLYVRSLAIFEKVLGKEHPNVAQSLNNLAELYRVQGNYAKAEPMLVRSLAIYEKVLGGEHPDVATSLNNLALIYYTQGNYSKAEPLYERSLAIREKVLGKEHPDVAISLNGLALLYQSQANYSKAEPMLVRSLAILEKVLGKEHPNMATSLNNLAELYRVQGNYSKAEPLYMRSLAIREKVLGGEHPDVATSLNNLAALYQSQGNYSKAEPLYVRSLAIGEKVLGKEHPSVATSLSNLAELYRVQGNYSKAEPLLVRSLAIREKVLGGEHPDVADSLNGLALLYLVQSNYGKAEPLLVRSLTILEKVLGKEHPSVANNLNSLALLYWRKGDITRATDFFTRGLAVEEKNLQLIYSVFSEQRKQNYAQTFTGRTDTAVTVAVQQSTKNPTLAKLALTTTLRRKGRVMDAMTDTVQTLRTQLETKPETKKLFDEWLDVQQRLAALVYRGQGEQKFEIYQQQIKQLEADKERLEEQVSAKSAEFRKEITPVELTDIQAQIPADSAMVEIVQYKPFNPKAKKNSEQWGQSRYAAVVLRRTGEPKWVDLGDAATINKSVANFRQVLSSPLSDKRGIDVTPIPGKKQTLRLQEVARTLDKQVMAPLRPLLGDARHLLLSPDGQLNLIPFEALKDEQNRYLVQNYAFSYLTTGRDLLRLETTAKQLSNPVVFADINYEQQETVIASKSRGTENKRSTDFANLKYGSLAATSAEGKEIKKIFPNTNVITGKKATEAAIKQLKAPNILHLATHGFFLPDKEVKPVAQGINDFNSQLNQPQYLNLENPLLRSGLALAGFNSRQNKQSNNTDDGVLTALEVAGLNLKGTQLVVLSACETGLGDVKTGDGVYGLRRALVIAGSQTQLLSLWLVDDDGTKDLMVKYYEKVKAGKGRHEALRETQLEFLNNPNYQHPYYWASFIPSGNWQSMK
- a CDS encoding formylglycine-generating enzyme family protein, with product MMGDATGIPKEEAAQEELSYEFEVVTVNRKGEIIKRVWHKARYFIETLENGIDLEMVYIPGGTFIMGSPEGEKESYYDERPQHQVTVPAFYMGKYQVTQAQWQAVAKLPKIERDLNPEPSSFKGENRPVEFVSWYDAVEFCARLSKATGKEYRLPSEGEWEYACRGGTTTPFHFGETITSQLANYNASDAEYTYAEELVGEYREETILVGSFPPNAFGLYDMHGNVWEWCADPWHGNYEEAPQDGSVWLDNGNNNRSPLRGGSWGDNSCYCRSGCRDDFGLRDLINYDVGFRVVCALGRT